GCGTAGTTCGTCTTTGGCCATATTAACAACTTCAGAAGCTAGGATTTTTCCTTCTTCCAAAGTTTTGTTCATTTTCCAGTTTCCGGCAATAATCTTTTTTCTCATAGTCTGAATGGTGTTAGTGTGTTAAAGCGTTATGGTGCGTGGTGTTGTAATGCCATAATAATTCGTCTGCTGTTCAGAACTACTTAACTTCTGTATTCACATGGCTGGCTGTTCCAACCATAATACCATAACACTACGCACCTTGACACTATTTATTTGGTAAAAGTATAAGATCAAGGGCAGGTTATGAACAATTCGTACGCATTTTTACCTTTACCTTCCAAAGACTAAGTTATGCAAATCGATATTATCACCTGTGTTCCCGCACTGTTAGACAGTCCTTTCTCCCATTCTATCCTTCAGCGGGCGCAAGATAAAGGCATCGTGAAGGTGCAGGTTCATAATTTGCGCGAATACGCGGTGAATAAACACGGGCAGGTTGATGATTACGCCTTTGGCGGTGGGGCGGGCATGGTACTAATGCTGGAACCCATTGTCCGCTGTATTGAGTCTTTACAATCGCGGCGAGAGTACAGCGAAATAATTTATATGAGCCCTGATGGCGAATTGCTCGACCAAAAAATGGCGAACCGCCTGTCGCTGCTAAAAAACATCATCATTTTGTGTGGTCATTACAAAGGGGTGGATGAGCGCGTTCGCGAGCACTTAATTACACGCGAAATTAGCATTGGCAACTATGTGCTTTCTGGAGGCGAATTGGCCGCAGCGGTGTTGGCCGATTCTATTATCCGACTTATTCCTGGAGTGTTATCCAATGAAACTTCCGCACTGTCTGATTCCTTTCAGGATGATTTGGTTGCCCCTCCGGTGTATACCCGCCCGGCGGAATTCAATGGCTGGAAAGTACCCGAGGTATTGCTTTCAGGCAATCAGAAGTTGATTGATGAATGGCGGGAGGAACAATCGGTGGCTCGTACTGAAGAACGGCGTCCGGGCTTACTGACTAGCTAAATGAGTAGTTGGTCAAGAAGTTGGCTAATCTTTCGTAGCGCTGCATTTGTACTTCAGGCAAGCCTCGCTTCTGTAGCTTGGTTCGGTACTGTTCCACTAACTCCTTCCACGAAGACTGCTGAGCCAATTTAGCCAATACTATTCCTCGCAAGGCTCGGTGGAATTCATTCGTAACATACGATAGCTTTTGTTCAGGATTTTGGTTGTATAATTTGTCCAATGCCTTCACGTTTCCGTATTCTTTTAGAAAAGGGAATCCCTGCTCGTTCATAAAAAGCATGATTTTACGTTGTATTTCAGGAATATCCCCTTCAGTAGTTAAAGAGTAGAAGTACTGTGGTTCACTTGATATTTTTCTAGCCGGAACAATTAGCGTAGTGCTGTAGGGGCCATACTCTTTTAGCCCATCAGTAAATTGATAGGCTAATTCTTCTACCATATCTATCCTGATTCCTAGAAATACTTCAATTTCAGTAGGCTGTTGACCCGCAACAGATAGTATCATGCTATGATATCCATTTTCACTGATCCGCCGAAACTGTCTTCGGGCAGGAAATGCCTCATAATCTAGGGAAATCAGGGTTAGTGCTAACTCAGAATAGAGCTTATTAAACAGCTTTTTCAACTAGGAATTAATTAAAATAATACAATTATTTATTTTTTTATTGAAAATTTTTCTATAATTTAGATTTTATAACGTATGTAATGTTTGTACAATAACTGTAAAATATTTCTGATCGTTAATGATATTAAACCTTATTTACAAAATTTTCGTTAAGCATTATTGCGAATTTTTACAATAAAATCGTAGATAGTTTAAAGAAAAATTAGAATATTGATTTTATACGCTAAAGATTACGTAGGTATTATTTTTGATTACCAATCAAATGATATTGCCTCAATCATAAAATAGTGAAAACTCTTTTTAACATAGCATCTTCAAGACTTGCTCTATTGCTTTTTTCTTCAATACTGGTAGTTGCTTGCCAGGAAGAAGGCAAAATGATTCAGCAAGCTGAAGTTGAAAAAGAAGACTCCGATCCGGTTGAGTT
This region of Tunicatimonas pelagia genomic DNA includes:
- the trmD gene encoding tRNA (guanosine(37)-N1)-methyltransferase TrmD, translating into MQIDIITCVPALLDSPFSHSILQRAQDKGIVKVQVHNLREYAVNKHGQVDDYAFGGGAGMVLMLEPIVRCIESLQSRREYSEIIYMSPDGELLDQKMANRLSLLKNIIILCGHYKGVDERVREHLITREISIGNYVLSGGELAAAVLADSIIRLIPGVLSNETSALSDSFQDDLVAPPVYTRPAEFNGWKVPEVLLSGNQKLIDEWREEQSVARTEERRPGLLTS